One genomic region from Streptomyces sp. NBC_01304 encodes:
- a CDS encoding methylmalonyl-CoA mutase family protein: MTVLPDDDLSLAAEFPDATHEQWQHLVSGVLRKSGKEISSAEAEDALSTVLEDGLSARPLYTAHDAAPDPGLPGFAPFVRGSRAEGNVIGGWDVRQRHLVADSGAVLGDLENGVTSLWLTVGEGAGIPVAALDRTLDGVYLDLAPVVLDAGDEVEPAARRLLKLYEERGVAAEAVRGNLGADPLGHEGRTGSSYDFAPVAELARLCAERYPGLRALTVDALPYHEAGGSAAQELGASLATGVAYLRELTGAGLTVEQACAQLEFRYAATADQFTTIAKLRAARRLWARVAEVCGAPRAGAQLQHAVTSPVMMTRRDPWVNMLRTTVATLAAGVGGADAVTVLPFDHELGLPDAFARRIARNTSTVLIEESHLSRVIDPAGGSWYVERLTDELAHAAWAFFQDIERAGGQAAALRSGLVGDRLAATWAVRSKALAKRREPVTGVSEFPNLAEPPVVREPAPEPRSGGLPRVRRDEGFEALRARSDAQLAATGTRPRVYLAALGPAAAHTARLTSAANLFQAGGIEPVTEGTFEESGATEVCLCSSDTVYEEQAESTAKALRAAGARHVFLAGRPSSYADVDSYVFAGCDAVAVLSTTLDRMGVS, from the coding sequence ATGACGGTCCTGCCTGACGACGACCTTTCCCTGGCAGCCGAGTTCCCCGACGCCACGCACGAGCAGTGGCAGCACCTGGTCTCCGGCGTGCTGCGCAAATCGGGCAAGGAGATCTCGAGCGCCGAGGCGGAGGACGCCCTGTCCACCGTGCTGGAGGACGGGCTGAGTGCCCGGCCCCTGTACACCGCGCACGATGCCGCGCCCGACCCCGGCCTGCCCGGCTTCGCACCTTTTGTGCGTGGCAGTCGCGCCGAGGGGAACGTGATCGGCGGCTGGGACGTGCGCCAGCGCCATCTCGTGGCGGACTCGGGCGCGGTCCTGGGTGACCTCGAGAACGGCGTGACCTCCCTGTGGCTGACCGTCGGCGAGGGTGCCGGCATCCCGGTCGCCGCCCTCGACCGCACGCTCGACGGCGTCTACCTCGACCTCGCTCCGGTCGTCCTGGACGCGGGCGACGAGGTCGAGCCGGCCGCGCGACGGCTGCTGAAGCTGTACGAGGAGCGCGGGGTCGCCGCCGAGGCGGTGCGCGGCAATCTGGGTGCCGATCCGCTGGGTCACGAGGGCCGCACCGGCAGCTCGTACGACTTCGCACCCGTGGCCGAGCTGGCCCGGCTGTGCGCCGAGCGGTATCCGGGGCTGCGCGCGCTGACCGTGGACGCGCTGCCGTACCACGAGGCCGGTGGCTCGGCGGCGCAGGAGCTGGGCGCCTCGCTGGCGACGGGCGTCGCCTATCTGCGCGAGCTGACCGGGGCGGGGCTGACCGTCGAACAGGCGTGTGCGCAGCTGGAGTTCCGGTACGCGGCCACCGCCGACCAGTTCACGACCATCGCCAAACTCCGGGCCGCACGCCGCCTCTGGGCCCGCGTGGCCGAGGTCTGCGGGGCACCGCGGGCGGGCGCGCAGCTGCAGCACGCGGTGACCTCGCCGGTGATGATGACGCGCCGCGACCCGTGGGTGAACATGCTGCGCACCACGGTCGCCACGCTGGCCGCCGGGGTGGGCGGCGCCGACGCCGTGACCGTGCTGCCCTTCGACCACGAGCTGGGCCTGCCGGACGCGTTCGCCCGGCGGATCGCCCGCAACACCTCGACCGTCCTCATCGAGGAGTCGCACCTGTCGCGGGTGATCGACCCGGCGGGCGGCTCCTGGTACGTGGAGCGGCTGACCGACGAACTCGCCCACGCCGCCTGGGCGTTCTTCCAGGACATCGAGCGGGCGGGCGGCCAGGCCGCGGCCCTGCGCTCCGGGCTGGTCGGCGACCGCCTCGCCGCGACCTGGGCCGTACGCAGCAAGGCCCTCGCCAAGCGCCGTGAACCGGTCACCGGCGTAAGCGAGTTCCCGAACCTCGCCGAGCCGCCGGTGGTCCGCGAACCCGCACCCGAGCCCAGGTCCGGGGGCCTGCCCCGGGTGCGACGCGACGAGGGCTTCGAGGCCCTGCGCGCCCGCTCCGACGCCCAGTTGGCGGCGACCGGCACCCGGCCCCGCGTGTACCTGGCGGCGCTCGGACCGGCCGCGGCCCACACCGCGCGCCTCACCTCCGCCGCGAACCTCTTCCAGGCGGGCGGCATCGAGCCCGTCACCGAGGGCACGTTCGAGGAGAGCGGGGCCACGGAGGTGTGCCTGTGCTCCAGCGACACGGTGTACGAGGAGCAGGCCGAGAGCACCGCGAAGGCACTGCGCGCGGCGGGCGCCCGCCATGTGTTTCTCGCGGGCCGCCCGTCCTCGTACGCGGATGTCGACAGCTACGTCTTCGCCGGCTGTGACGCCGTGGCCGTGCTTTCCACCACGCTCGACCGCATGGGAGTGTCCTGA
- the scpA gene encoding methylmalonyl-CoA mutase, whose translation MSIPDFSAIELGTPSPAAVDGGLDDWRGAVKSAAAGEDLLWETPEGIAVKPLYTGQDLEGLDFLETYPGVAPYLRGPYPTMYVNQPWTIRQYAGFSTAEESNAFYRRNLAAGQKGLSVAFDLPTHRGYDSDHPRVTGDVGMAGVAIDSILDMRQLFDGIPLDKMTVSMTMNGAVLPVLALYIVAAEEQGVPPEKLAGTIQNDILKEFMVRNTYIYPPKPSMRIISDIFAYTSQKMPRYNSISISGYHIQEAGATADLELAYTLADGVEYLRAGQEAGLDVDAFAPRLSFFWAIGMNFFMEVAKLRAARLLWARLVKQFDPKNAKSLSLRTHSQTSGWSLTAQDVFNNVTRTCVEAMAATQGHTQSLHTNALDEALALPTDFSARIARNTQLLLQQESGTTRSIDPWGGSAYVEKLTYDLARRAWQHIEEVEAAGGMAQAIDAGIPKLRVEEAAARTQARIDSGRQPVIGVNKYRVETDEQIDVLKVDNSSVRAQQIEKLRRLRAERDEQVCQDALHALTRAASENTGNLLDLAVHAARAKATVGEISDALEKVYGRHAGQIRTISGVYRNEAGESPSVDRTRTLVDAFGQAEGRRPRILVAKMGQDGHDRGQKVIATAFADLGFDVDVGPLFQTPGEVARQAVEADVHIVGVSSLAAGHLTLVPALREALAEEGREDIMIVVGGVIPPQDVATLLEMGAAAVFPPGTVIPDAAYDLVERLAADLGHGTL comes from the coding sequence ATGTCCATCCCCGACTTCTCGGCGATCGAGCTGGGCACCCCCTCCCCTGCAGCAGTGGACGGCGGGCTCGACGACTGGCGCGGCGCCGTCAAGAGCGCGGCTGCCGGCGAGGACCTTCTGTGGGAGACCCCGGAGGGCATCGCGGTCAAGCCGCTGTACACCGGGCAGGACCTGGAGGGCCTGGACTTCCTTGAGACGTACCCGGGTGTGGCCCCGTATCTGCGCGGGCCCTACCCGACGATGTACGTCAACCAGCCCTGGACGATCCGGCAGTACGCGGGTTTCTCCACGGCCGAGGAGTCCAACGCCTTCTACCGGCGCAACCTCGCGGCCGGCCAGAAGGGCCTGTCCGTCGCCTTCGACCTGCCCACGCACCGCGGCTACGACAGCGACCACCCGCGCGTCACCGGTGACGTCGGCATGGCGGGCGTGGCGATCGACTCGATCCTCGACATGCGGCAGCTCTTCGACGGCATCCCGCTGGACAAGATGACCGTGTCGATGACGATGAACGGCGCCGTGCTGCCGGTGCTCGCGCTGTACATCGTCGCGGCCGAGGAGCAGGGCGTACCGCCGGAGAAGCTGGCCGGGACCATTCAGAACGACATCCTCAAAGAGTTCATGGTCCGCAACACCTACATCTATCCGCCGAAGCCCTCGATGCGGATCATCTCCGACATCTTCGCGTACACCTCACAGAAGATGCCGCGCTACAACTCGATCTCCATCTCCGGATATCACATCCAAGAGGCGGGCGCGACGGCCGACTTGGAGCTCGCGTACACCCTCGCCGACGGGGTGGAGTACCTGCGGGCCGGGCAGGAGGCGGGCCTGGACGTGGACGCGTTCGCGCCGCGCCTGAGCTTCTTCTGGGCGATCGGCATGAACTTCTTCATGGAGGTCGCCAAGCTGCGCGCGGCCCGCCTCCTTTGGGCGAGGCTGGTCAAGCAGTTCGACCCGAAGAACGCCAAGTCCCTTTCGCTGCGCACCCATTCGCAGACCTCGGGCTGGTCGCTGACCGCGCAGGACGTGTTCAACAACGTGACGCGTACGTGTGTGGAGGCGATGGCCGCGACCCAGGGGCACACCCAGTCGCTGCACACCAACGCCCTCGACGAGGCGCTCGCCCTGCCCACCGACTTCTCCGCGCGCATCGCCCGCAACACCCAACTGCTGCTGCAGCAGGAGTCGGGCACGACCCGGTCGATCGACCCGTGGGGCGGCAGTGCGTACGTCGAGAAGCTGACGTACGACCTCGCGCGCCGCGCCTGGCAGCACATCGAGGAGGTCGAGGCGGCCGGCGGCATGGCGCAGGCCATCGACGCGGGCATCCCGAAGCTGCGCGTGGAGGAGGCCGCGGCCCGCACCCAGGCGCGGATCGACTCCGGGCGCCAGCCGGTCATCGGCGTCAACAAGTACCGGGTCGAGACCGACGAGCAGATCGACGTCCTCAAGGTCGACAACTCCTCGGTGCGCGCCCAGCAGATCGAGAAGCTGCGCCGGCTGCGCGCCGAACGCGACGAGCAGGTCTGCCAGGACGCGCTGCACGCGCTGACCCGGGCGGCGTCGGAGAACACCGGCAACCTGCTGGACCTGGCGGTGCACGCGGCCCGCGCGAAGGCGACCGTGGGCGAGATCTCGGACGCGTTGGAGAAGGTGTACGGGCGGCACGCGGGACAGATCCGTACGATCTCCGGTGTGTACCGCAACGAAGCCGGCGAGTCCCCGTCCGTGGACCGCACCCGCACCCTGGTCGACGCCTTCGGCCAGGCGGAGGGGCGGCGTCCGCGCATCCTGGTCGCCAAGATGGGCCAGGACGGGCACGACCGCGGCCAGAAGGTGATCGCCACCGCGTTCGCCGACCTCGGCTTCGACGTCGACGTCGGCCCGCTGTTCCAGACGCCGGGCGAGGTCGCGCGCCAGGCCGTCGAGGCGGACGTGCACATCGTCGGGGTCTCGTCGCTCGCCGCCGGGCACCTCACCCTCGTACCGGCGCTGCGTGAGGCGCTCGCCGAGGAGGGCCGCGAAGACATCATGATCGTGGTCGGCGGGGTGATCCCGCCGCAGGACGTGGCCACGCTCCTGGAGATGGGCGCGGCTGCCGTGTTCCCGCCCGGCACGGTCATTCCGGATGCGGCGTACGACCTGGTGGAGCGACTCGCCGCCGACCTCGGCCACGGCACCCTGTAG